One window from the genome of Deinococcus psychrotolerans encodes:
- a CDS encoding IS66 family transposase, with protein MLFTANHQHTNIELRKVLGDAFQGVLVYDRFKVYDSKMPNQVRQQKCLAHLIRNADEVAAGEQQRPGRGHEYGFRLAQVFRDGIKLHRRYAEGWCTREEYRQQGEGLTLRLEKLLRRAPLKTKANERLRFGILEQHLRGRVLLFLSDPDIPPTNNAAERSLRTVVMARKVSQCSKNARGAATYMRIKSTVETARLRGQDPVDVLMSLRC; from the coding sequence GTGTTGTTCACGGCCAACCATCAGCATACCAACATCGAACTTCGAAAGGTTCTGGGCGACGCGTTCCAAGGCGTGCTGGTCTACGACCGGTTCAAGGTCTACGACAGCAAGATGCCTAATCAGGTGAGACAACAAAAGTGTCTGGCTCATCTCATCCGCAACGCGGATGAGGTCGCTGCCGGAGAACAGCAGCGACCCGGTCGAGGACACGAATACGGTTTCCGACTGGCGCAGGTATTCCGCGACGGGATCAAGCTTCATCGACGCTATGCCGAGGGATGGTGTACTCGAGAAGAATATCGGCAGCAGGGTGAGGGGCTCACCCTGCGCTTGGAAAAGTTGCTGAGGCGTGCACCTTTGAAGACCAAGGCCAATGAGCGGCTGCGGTTTGGAATCCTGGAACAGCATCTGCGTGGACGGGTGCTGCTGTTCCTGTCGGATCCGGACATTCCACCGACGAACAATGCTGCCGAACGCAGTCTCAGAACGGTGGTGATGGCCAGGAAAGTCTCGCAATGCAGTAAAAACGCAAGGGGAGCCGCCACCTACATGCGCATCAAGTCGACTGTGGAAACCGCCCGCCTGCGTGGTCAGGATCCCGTTGACGTGCTGATGTCCCTGCGCTGTTGA
- a CDS encoding transposase, with amino-acid sequence MWNDIRNARTVSWMVSGLLLSQRSTFPHWLSHINAGATLAQSTERRVRRWLKNPAIDLTSIYGPLITRALRDWGEHTLILALDTSVLFEKFCLIRISVLFRGRAVPLVSRVLEHSSAQVSTAQLLPILAEVKGMLDFLKLREVRLLADRGFCDTALMGWLRVCGWHYRIRIKSSLIMAAPGKKRLCKVGEVKLAPRETRCLHNITLTGQHFGPVHIALGRPTDGPEQWQVVSDQPTGIETFAEYGERFQIEEGFLDEKSGLFGLEDSRLRDAASLERLVLVLAIATLLLVSEGLQTVQSGDQRVVDPHWKRALSYLKIGLRTVQYALSRGRTVFSRLTLQGGPDPEPPSRRKRSDADPRTTLEVGWQLVFRPLS; translated from the coding sequence TTGTGGAACGACATTCGCAACGCGCGAACCGTGTCTTGGATGGTCAGTGGGTTGCTGCTTTCCCAGCGCAGCACGTTTCCTCACTGGCTGTCTCACATCAATGCTGGAGCGACTCTGGCTCAGAGCACCGAGCGCCGAGTCCGTCGGTGGCTGAAGAATCCAGCCATCGACCTGACCAGCATCTACGGTCCCCTGATCACCCGCGCCTTGCGGGACTGGGGTGAACACACCCTGATCTTGGCACTGGATACCAGCGTCCTCTTCGAGAAGTTCTGCCTGATCCGCATTTCGGTCCTCTTTCGGGGACGAGCGGTGCCGCTCGTCTCCCGTGTTCTCGAACACTCCAGCGCCCAGGTCAGCACCGCCCAGCTTCTGCCCATCCTGGCCGAAGTCAAAGGCATGCTCGACTTCCTCAAGCTGCGTGAGGTTCGCCTGCTGGCGGACCGGGGCTTTTGCGATACGGCCCTCATGGGCTGGCTTCGGGTCTGCGGATGGCATTATCGCATCCGGATCAAGTCGAGCTTGATCATGGCTGCTCCAGGGAAGAAACGACTGTGCAAGGTGGGCGAGGTGAAACTCGCACCACGAGAAACGCGCTGCTTGCACAACATCACGCTGACTGGACAGCACTTCGGTCCCGTCCATATCGCTCTGGGCCGTCCGACGGACGGCCCAGAGCAGTGGCAAGTCGTCAGTGACCAGCCGACGGGCATCGAGACATTCGCTGAGTACGGCGAGCGCTTCCAAATTGAAGAGGGCTTTCTGGACGAAAAAAGCGGCCTGTTCGGTTTGGAAGATTCCAGACTCCGTGATGCGGCCAGCCTGGAACGGCTGGTCTTGGTACTAGCGATAGCGACTCTGCTGCTCGTATCAGAAGGTCTTCAGACCGTTCAGAGTGGGGATCAACGTGTCGTCGATCCCCACTGGAAACGGGCACTCAGTTATCTCAAAATTGGTCTGCGTACCGTTCAGTATGCGCTGAGTCGAGGTCGGACGGTCTTCTCCCGTCTGACGCTCCAGGGTGGTCCTGATCCTGAGCCGCCCAGCCGAAGAAAACGCTCAGATGCTGACCCTCGAACGACACTTGAAGTCGGCTGGCAGCTCGTTTTTCGTCCACTCTCATAA